The Methanosphaera sp. BMS genome contains a region encoding:
- the albA gene encoding DNA-binding protein Alba, translated as MPEENIVYIGNKPVMNYVLAVVTQMNSGVSEVVLKARGRAISRAVDVAEIVRNRFISDVDVSNIEISTEEIVGNEGTSSNVSAIEIKLSK; from the coding sequence ATGCCAGAAGAAAATATAGTATACATAGGAAATAAACCAGTAATGAACTACGTATTAGCCGTAGTTACACAAATGAACAGCGGAGTTTCAGAAGTTGTATTAAAAGCAAGAGGTCGTGCAATTAGCAGAGCCGTAGATGTTGCTGAAATTGTAAGAAACAGATTCATATCTGATGTTGATGTAAGTAACATTGAAATCAGTACCGAAGAAATTGTTGGAAACGAAGGAACATCATCCAACGTATCCGCAATTGAAATAAAACTCAGCAAATAA
- a CDS encoding PadR family transcriptional regulator, which yields MEEDDDNKSGLNYQDNSNFEKALLKGVRNVFLLWIISQKKIHGYGIISKLNESISSLSNKKVIHGSTVYPILHSLEKEGLIKSSMELNGKNEVKMYEITDEGIMMLNSLKQCIKSKPHNDYLISFMDDMMFNEKTFNLKGGDVG from the coding sequence TTGGAAGAGGATGATGATAATAAATCTGGTTTAAACTATCAGGATAATTCTAACTTTGAAAAAGCACTATTGAAAGGTGTGCGAAATGTATTCCTGTTGTGGATTATAAGTCAAAAAAAGATTCACGGTTATGGTATAATATCCAAACTAAACGAGTCAATCTCCTCATTATCTAATAAGAAAGTAATACATGGAAGTACAGTATATCCCATATTACATTCATTAGAAAAGGAGGGACTTATAAAAAGCTCAATGGAATTAAATGGAAAAAATGAAGTAAAGATGTATGAGATAACCGATGAGGGCATAATGATGTTAAACTCATTAAAGCAGTGCATCAAATCAAAACCTCATAATGATTATCTGATATCCTTTATGGATGACATGATGTTTAATGAAAAAACATTTAATTTAAAAGGAGGTGATGTTGGATGA
- a CDS encoding ABC transporter permease, whose amino-acid sequence MMEFNKFKWMIKKDLLTLWRHKVQFVSLILFPVVMVALCGWGMGGTVENTPVIIVKQTSGHITDEAINTIKSDTTYDVKDIIDDADKAKQKVDKGEVKAAIILSSNFEDSDSRSAVLYIDSSDQLTTQTLVPTTQKVFASLSEQVRMEEMASSYQNMNALTRTAQAIKLQVNKIYGDIKYIDFLLPGVLAMTISMSAMMTMGNSIAGERERGELARLFMTPTSVSTVIGGKIISQLLREMIRTILLIVVAVLLFNVVINGNILLLFLVLLISTLCFVGFGMMFSATAKTQEDYIQIILPVVMPMMFICGVFFPTETMPWILQKIAYFMPLTYANDALRAVMLQGASFDIVAYDLLILLLFTLLFFAVGVMRFNRDI is encoded by the coding sequence ATAATGGAATTCAATAAATTCAAATGGATGATTAAAAAAGATCTCTTAACATTATGGAGACATAAAGTTCAATTCGTCTCCTTAATACTGTTTCCGGTAGTGATGGTAGCATTGTGTGGATGGGGAATGGGTGGAACGGTAGAAAATACCCCCGTTATAATAGTCAAACAGACCTCCGGACACATAACCGATGAAGCGATAAATACTATAAAATCTGATACGACATATGATGTTAAGGACATTATCGATGATGCCGATAAGGCTAAACAAAAGGTCGATAAAGGTGAGGTAAAAGCGGCAATAATATTGTCGAGCAATTTTGAGGATAGCGATTCAAGAAGTGCGGTTCTTTATATAGATTCCTCAGATCAATTAACAACACAAACACTTGTTCCAACAACCCAGAAGGTATTTGCTTCTCTATCAGAACAGGTAAGGATGGAAGAGATGGCATCATCCTATCAAAATATGAATGCATTGACTCGGACTGCACAGGCAATTAAATTACAGGTAAACAAAATCTATGGTGACATTAAATACATAGACTTCTTACTGCCCGGTGTTCTTGCAATGACAATATCCATGTCTGCAATGATGACAATGGGAAATTCAATAGCCGGAGAACGTGAACGGGGGGAATTGGCAAGACTGTTCATGACACCAACAAGTGTATCCACAGTAATAGGTGGAAAAATTATTTCACAGCTATTGCGTGAAATGATAAGAACAATCCTACTGATTGTCGTGGCGGTATTATTATTTAATGTTGTAATAAATGGAAACATACTGCTATTGTTTTTAGTATTGTTGATTTCCACATTATGTTTTGTAGGATTTGGAATGATGTTTTCAGCAACAGCCAAAACACAGGAAGATTATATTCAAATAATACTGCCGGTAGTAATGCCTATGATGTTTATATGTGGAGTATTCTTCCCAACAGAAACAATGCCATGGATTCTTCAGAAGATTGCATACTTCATGCCATTAACATACGCGAATGATGCATTACGGGCGGTAATGCTACAGGGAGCAAGCTTCGATATAGTGGCATATGACTTGTTAATACTGCTGTTATTCACACTGCTGTTTTTTGCAGTAGGTGTTATGAGATTCAATAGGGATATTTAG
- a CDS encoding ATP-binding cassette domain-containing protein, whose protein sequence is MKYAIETHDLVKVYDNGFKAVDNLDLFIEDKTIGGILGPNGAGKTTTIKMLTCLIPKTSGQATVAGFDVTTQANEVRNHIGMVPQLVSLYQDLTVRENVELCADFYNVDQKIKDKKIDDLLELVDIKYAEDKYVKQLSGGMQQKTSVVASLVHSPDVLFLDEPTVGLDPTTKRVLWDLMVELNQEGRSIILCSHDMYEVDKICDTINIIDSGKVVANNTPQGLKDQLLKNKEENNNHIRQMILELEQEGNDENLEEINQLKSSLTSEDELITVMVSHINVDMINALENLDVVRDVSHIGEGRLNINLKRSETSVNDVVTAILKNDGNIASIKTNDPTLEDVFVAITAKKRKGIK, encoded by the coding sequence ATGAAGTACGCTATAGAAACTCATGACCTGGTAAAGGTATATGACAACGGTTTTAAGGCAGTGGATAATTTGGACTTGTTTATTGAAGATAAAACAATCGGTGGGATATTGGGACCGAATGGTGCCGGAAAAACGACCACAATAAAAATGTTGACCTGCCTCATACCAAAAACTAGTGGGCAAGCAACAGTTGCAGGATTTGACGTGACTACTCAGGCCAATGAGGTAAGAAACCATATAGGTATGGTTCCGCAATTGGTGAGTTTATATCAGGATTTGACAGTACGTGAAAATGTAGAGTTATGTGCTGATTTCTATAATGTAGATCAAAAAATCAAAGATAAAAAGATAGATGACCTGCTGGAATTGGTTGATATAAAATATGCCGAAGATAAATATGTAAAACAGTTATCAGGTGGAATGCAACAAAAAACATCGGTAGTGGCAAGTTTGGTACATAGTCCTGATGTTTTGTTTCTGGATGAGCCGACAGTAGGACTAGATCCAACTACAAAAAGGGTATTATGGGATTTGATGGTGGAACTAAACCAGGAAGGACGTTCAATCATACTCTGTTCACATGACATGTATGAGGTGGATAAAATCTGTGATACCATAAATATCATAGATTCAGGAAAGGTTGTGGCAAATAATACTCCACAGGGACTGAAAGATCAGCTGCTTAAAAACAAGGAAGAAAACAACAACCACATAAGACAGATGATATTGGAATTGGAACAGGAGGGCAATGATGAAAACCTGGAAGAGATAAACCAGCTTAAATCATCATTGACAAGTGAAGATGAACTCATTACCGTGATGGTATCCCATATCAATGTTGACATGATCAATGCACTGGAAAACTTGGATGTTGTAAGGGATGTCTCACACATTGGAGAGGGAAGATTAAACATCAACCTAAAACGTTCTGAAACGTCAGTCAACGATGTGGTCACGGCAATTCTAAAAAATGATGGTAACATAGCTTCCATAAAGACTAACGATCCAACATTGGAAGATGTTTTTGTAGCAATAACGGCTAAAAAAAGAAAGGGGATTAAATAA
- a CDS encoding DUF362 domain-containing protein translates to MTSKVFFMRITDDDEDKDNAAKLNKLFDKSDFINNLEEDDKIAIKTHFGERGNNTYLNPAFSRKIVDILEPANVKAFLTDTNTLYHHYRTNSVDHLETANRHGYTYSVLNAPVIIADGLNGNNEVEVEIDQDLFKKVKIAGDIYESDGLIVLSHFKGHCMCGFGGAIKNLAMGCASRNGKKDQHKLVKPIISKVRCLACKVCEQMCPEEAITVTSHAIIDSTKCIGCNDCIDVCPAHIIKLNRLNSDEFCKALAEYALGSIINKKFNKVVYINFLTNITPDCDCNNFEQNKMIDDIGILLSYDPVAIDKASYDLVNRQEHGLDSLFDSDYVSGEDKFKRLYRNIDSTIQLKEAEKLRLGTQDYELIEVM, encoded by the coding sequence ATGACAAGTAAAGTTTTCTTTATGAGAATAACAGATGATGATGAAGATAAAGATAATGCGGCAAAATTAAATAAATTGTTTGACAAATCAGATTTCATAAACAATCTTGAGGAAGATGATAAGATAGCCATTAAGACTCATTTTGGTGAAAGAGGAAACAACACTTATCTAAATCCCGCGTTTTCACGGAAGATAGTGGATATATTGGAGCCGGCAAACGTGAAGGCATTTTTGACGGATACCAACACATTATACCATCATTATAGAACAAATAGTGTGGATCATTTGGAAACTGCAAACAGGCATGGATACACCTATTCTGTGTTGAACGCACCTGTAATTATAGCCGATGGGTTAAATGGAAATAATGAGGTTGAAGTTGAAATCGACCAGGATCTATTCAAAAAGGTAAAAATTGCGGGAGACATTTATGAAAGTGACGGGTTGATTGTATTAAGTCATTTTAAAGGCCACTGCATGTGCGGATTCGGTGGTGCTATTAAAAACTTGGCCATGGGATGTGCTTCAAGAAACGGTAAGAAAGATCAGCACAAATTAGTAAAACCAATAATTTCAAAAGTCAGATGTCTTGCATGTAAAGTATGTGAACAGATGTGTCCTGAAGAGGCAATTACCGTTACATCACATGCCATAATTGATAGCACAAAATGTATCGGATGTAATGATTGCATTGATGTTTGTCCTGCACATATCATTAAATTAAATAGATTAAACAGTGATGAATTTTGCAAAGCCCTAGCCGAATATGCCCTTGGCAGCATCATAAATAAAAAATTTAATAAAGTAGTTTATATAAACTTTTTAACAAACATCACTCCTGATTGTGATTGTAATAACTTCGAACAAAATAAAATGATTGACGATATAGGAATCTTGCTTAGCTATGATCCTGTTGCCATTGACAAAGCATCATATGATTTGGTTAACAGACAGGAACATGGCTTGGATTCACTATTCGACTCAGATTATGTTTCGGGTGAGGATAAATTTAAGAGATTGTATAGAAATATTGACTCCACAATTCAACTTAAAGAAGCAGAAAAGTTAAGACTCGGAACACAAGATTATGAATTAATAGAAGTAATGTGA
- a CDS encoding 2-isopropylmalate synthase, with product MTYNPPSDVMIYDTTLRDGEQTPGVTITTDEKIIVAEKLDKLGVDVIELGFPAASPGEQQTFKEVAKLGLDAQISGLARSLTQDIDKAIDSDADYIHTFIGTSPLHRDYKLKMSKEEILEKAVSGVEYVKDHGITAEFSCEDATRTELDYLKEVFGAVQDAKVDKINVPDTVGVTIPIKMNELIANLKEVIHVPISVHCHNDFGLAVANTLAGIEAGAKQAQCTINGLGERAGNASLEEIVMALHKAYNINTNINTKLLYSTSETVSRISGVKMPPNKAIIGENAFAHEAGIHVQGVLEKSETYEAFKPEEVGHTRRIVLGKLTGANAIKSKLEEYDINLEDEQFDQLFQKVKALGDSGKTITDVDFRSLAESIQGKPTEEKVKLLGISVMTGDHVLPTASVKLDLDGEIKSCAHIGVGPVDAALSAIQSLIKELVDITLEEYHIEAITGGTNALGEVIVKTGDEQGNKVTGRSTDEDIVKASVEAIISSVNKLLMLRK from the coding sequence ATGACATACAACCCACCATCAGATGTTATGATTTATGATACCACCCTAAGAGACGGTGAACAAACACCTGGTGTAACTATAACAACTGATGAAAAAATAATAGTAGCAGAAAAATTAGATAAACTCGGTGTTGATGTTATAGAATTGGGTTTCCCTGCAGCATCACCCGGTGAACAACAGACATTTAAAGAGGTCGCCAAATTAGGATTAGATGCTCAGATAAGTGGACTTGCAAGATCTTTAACTCAGGACATCGACAAAGCTATAGATTCTGATGCAGATTACATCCACACATTCATAGGAACATCCCCACTCCATAGGGATTATAAACTAAAAATGAGTAAAGAGGAAATTCTTGAAAAGGCTGTAAGCGGTGTGGAATATGTTAAAGACCATGGAATTACTGCAGAATTTTCTTGTGAAGATGCAACCAGAACAGAACTCGACTACTTAAAAGAGGTATTTGGTGCCGTTCAGGATGCAAAAGTTGATAAAATCAACGTACCCGATACGGTTGGAGTAACAATACCAATTAAAATGAACGAATTAATAGCAAACCTTAAGGAAGTTATCCATGTACCTATAAGTGTACATTGTCATAATGATTTTGGTTTAGCCGTTGCAAACACATTAGCGGGTATTGAAGCAGGTGCTAAACAAGCACAATGTACCATTAACGGTCTGGGAGAAAGAGCAGGAAACGCTTCCCTTGAGGAAATTGTAATGGCACTGCACAAGGCATACAACATCAATACAAACATCAATACTAAACTGTTATACAGCACGTCCGAGACTGTTTCAAGAATATCCGGTGTAAAAATGCCTCCAAACAAAGCAATCATTGGAGAAAATGCATTTGCTCACGAAGCGGGTATCCACGTTCAGGGAGTGCTTGAAAAGAGTGAAACATATGAAGCATTTAAACCTGAAGAGGTCGGCCATACCAGAAGAATTGTTTTAGGTAAATTAACTGGTGCCAATGCCATCAAGTCAAAACTGGAAGAGTATGACATTAACCTAGAAGATGAACAATTTGACCAATTATTCCAAAAAGTCAAAGCATTAGGTGATTCGGGTAAGACCATTACTGATGTTGACTTTAGATCACTTGCAGAATCCATCCAAGGAAAACCTACAGAAGAAAAAGTAAAACTGCTTGGAATTAGTGTAATGACCGGAGACCATGTATTACCAACGGCTTCCGTAAAACTTGACTTAGATGGAGAAATTAAATCATGTGCCCATATTGGTGTTGGACCAGTGGATGCGGCACTTAGTGCAATTCAATCATTAATCAAGGAACTAGTAGACATTACCCTGGAAGAGTACCACATTGAAGCAATAACCGGAGGTACAAATGCTTTAGGTGAAGTTATTGTAAAAACAGGGGATGAACAGGGCAATAAGGTTACCGGTAGATCCACCGATGAGGATATTGTAAAAGCTAGTGTAGAAGCAATAATAAGTTCAGTTAACAAATTACTAATGTTACGAAAATAA
- a CDS encoding HAD family hydrolase, with protein MKAIVFDNAGTILERKNVIKDMSTKKVFFNTDTIGITNKNDKNIIVVFQTPVDELYDYADMSIKEYMLKFNSSFEIAYSQIKVSNEELLDVLQDDAKIRDILETYEVLLTRDVRVISGAALIVDSQSGIITYVYTAGGLLFKYTSDVINYLKDEGFEIYIASGDNKHSLNQIASILKIAKNNIYSTCNVNCKESVVEKLQKEGYYVYMVGNHTNDILAIKKADTGILTLQQKELLPKRLVSQADYVISSIDMVIDVVKKES; from the coding sequence ATGAAAGCCATAGTTTTTGATAATGCAGGTACAATTCTTGAACGTAAAAACGTTATAAAGGACATGTCTACAAAAAAAGTATTTTTCAATACGGATACTATAGGGATCACGAATAAAAATGATAAAAATATTATAGTTGTATTTCAAACACCCGTTGATGAATTATATGACTATGCTGATATGTCCATAAAAGAGTATATGCTTAAATTTAACTCTTCATTTGAAATAGCTTACTCTCAGATAAAAGTCAGCAATGAAGAGTTACTGGACGTATTACAGGATGATGCAAAAATAAGAGATATCCTCGAGACATATGAGGTTTTGCTTACTAGGGATGTCCGAGTAATAAGTGGTGCAGCATTAATCGTAGATAGTCAAAGCGGAATCATTACTTATGTCTATACTGCCGGTGGTTTGTTATTCAAATATACATCAGACGTGATAAATTATTTGAAAGACGAAGGTTTTGAAATATACATAGCTTCAGGTGACAATAAACATTCACTTAACCAAATAGCATCCATTTTAAAGATAGCTAAAAACAATATTTACAGTACTTGTAATGTCAACTGCAAGGAGTCAGTTGTTGAAAAGTTACAGAAAGAAGGATACTATGTATATATGGTGGGAAATCATACAAACGATATATTGGCTATAAAAAAAGCGGATACTGGAATTTTAACATTACAACAAAAAGAGTTGCTGCCAAAACGATTGGTATCACAGGCAGATTATGTAATTTCATCTATAGATATGGTGATTGACGTCGTAAAAAAAGAAAGTTAG
- a CDS encoding PQQ-binding-like beta-propeller repeat protein, which produces MKSNMKKLTILLVLFCILISSFNCLSASDWIMYQNNPRHTGYVIQDTSFSTQTWTTNVDSQVLASPILYNDKVIVSTMDGQIKALDAQDGDKSWDYDIKSAIESTPAIAGDDIFIASNDGYIYSNNIHDGSNNWKYKTGSAIKSSPAVDENNVYVGSDDGIIYAIDRDSGNETWQFKTDDSVKSSPVVVDDVLYVGSDDDKLYAIDVNDGSLKWSFTAGDNIRSSPAVYDDKVYVGSDDNQVYALNIEDGSESWTFNAESKVSSSIVIDHRQSTLYVATQKGKLFALDLRDGLKKWDKGIANKITSTPTLFGNNIAVGTSSGQVVMLNKFTGNEVWSYNPGYVGEMASPISSSLISSGGSLFFVSEDGNVYSLNTDQKVGPTSVYTYYILAGIIALGAVAVAAKILYNRRKR; this is translated from the coding sequence ATGAAAAGTAATATGAAGAAACTGACAATACTTCTTGTATTGTTCTGTATATTAATAAGCTCATTTAACTGTCTGTCCGCATCAGACTGGATTATGTATCAAAACAATCCAAGACATACGGGTTATGTAATACAGGATACGTCCTTTTCAACACAAACCTGGACAACAAACGTGGACAGTCAGGTACTTGCTTCACCAATATTATACAATGATAAAGTAATCGTATCAACAATGGATGGTCAAATCAAGGCATTGGATGCTCAAGATGGGGATAAATCCTGGGATTATGATATTAAAAGTGCTATAGAATCAACACCTGCAATAGCTGGTGATGATATATTCATAGCATCAAATGATGGATATATCTATTCCAACAATATTCATGACGGTTCAAACAATTGGAAGTATAAAACAGGTTCCGCCATTAAATCCTCCCCTGCAGTTGATGAAAATAACGTTTATGTGGGCTCAGATGATGGAATCATATATGCTATCGATAGGGATTCTGGAAATGAAACCTGGCAGTTTAAGACTGATGACAGTGTAAAATCATCACCTGTAGTGGTCGATGACGTGTTGTATGTGGGCTCTGATGATGATAAGTTATATGCTATAGACGTTAATGACGGTTCTTTAAAGTGGAGCTTTACGGCTGGAGATAACATCCGTTCTTCACCGGCAGTCTATGATGATAAGGTTTATGTTGGCTCTGATGACAATCAGGTTTATGCATTAAATATTGAGGACGGTTCGGAGTCATGGACCTTTAATGCAGAATCAAAGGTATCATCATCCATTGTAATAGATCACAGACAATCCACATTATATGTAGCTACACAGAAAGGTAAATTATTTGCATTGGATTTGAGGGATGGACTTAAAAAATGGGATAAAGGTATTGCAAACAAGATAACCTCCACTCCAACGTTATTCGGTAATAACATTGCCGTCGGAACATCATCTGGTCAGGTTGTAATGTTAAATAAATTCACGGGAAATGAGGTATGGTCCTATAATCCTGGATATGTTGGGGAAATGGCCAGTCCGATATCATCTTCATTAATAAGTAGTGGAGGTTCACTATTTTTCGTATCTGAAGATGGGAATGTGTATTCCTTGAATACAGATCAAAAGGTTGGACCGACAAGCGTTTACACCTATTATATACTTGCTGGTATAATAGCATTGGGTGCTGTTGCAGTAGCTGCAAAGATTTTGTACAATCGTAGAAAAAGATGA
- a CDS encoding MoxR family ATPase, which translates to MKEIEEINEKLEQHNYISNDQINTTLFLAFALKKPILIEGPPGTGKTELAKTIAECFDRDFFRIQCYEGITFEQVVGEWNYQKQLLYLELARENKEDMTIFSNEFFIQRPLLTAFSNPKDSVLLIDEIDKADEELESFLLQALGEKEITVNDLDTFELKNDLIVVLTSNAQRSLLDETKDRCLYLYIDYPEYDREINIVNKRVPLAQENLVTEIVEKTQKIRKLDLSKKPSIRATVDWVESLIALNQIPPTREALENTLNVIAKNEDDKEKIIKEVLNRIM; encoded by the coding sequence ATGAAAGAAATTGAAGAAATAAATGAGAAATTAGAACAACATAATTACATATCTAATGATCAAATCAATACAACACTATTCTTAGCATTCGCCCTGAAAAAACCCATATTGATTGAAGGTCCACCTGGTACCGGTAAGACCGAACTTGCAAAGACAATTGCAGAATGTTTTGATAGAGATTTCTTCAGAATCCAATGTTATGAAGGAATTACTTTTGAACAGGTTGTTGGAGAATGGAATTATCAGAAACAACTGTTATATCTGGAGTTGGCCAGAGAAAATAAAGAGGACATGACAATATTTTCAAATGAATTCTTTATACAAAGACCGTTGTTAACGGCTTTCAGTAACCCGAAAGATTCCGTTTTACTTATTGATGAAATAGACAAGGCAGATGAAGAATTGGAAAGTTTTTTATTACAGGCTTTGGGGGAAAAAGAGATAACCGTTAATGATTTGGATACTTTTGAATTGAAAAATGATTTGATTGTAGTGTTAACATCAAATGCACAAAGATCTTTACTTGATGAAACCAAGGACAGGTGTTTGTATTTATACATTGATTATCCTGAATATGACAGGGAAATAAATATTGTTAACAAGAGAGTTCCCCTTGCACAGGAAAATTTGGTAACTGAAATTGTTGAAAAAACTCAGAAAATCAGAAAACTGGATTTGAGTAAGAAACCTTCAATAAGGGCTACCGTTGATTGGGTCGAATCACTTATAGCATTAAATCAGATACCTCCAACCAGGGAAGCTCTTGAAAATACATTAAACGTTATTGCAAAAAATGAGGATGATAAGGAAAAAATCATCAAGGAAGTTTTAAATAGAATAATGTAA
- a CDS encoding methylamine methyltransferase corrinoid protein reductive activase: protein MAEEYAIAMDIGTSGIRAQAIDMADNSTISTTVTLRHPLPGANVMDHLHFAVNVGAEQAHQLMLEAVNKVVDQLGIDKSKVQRFAVCGNPIQLSLFQNIEIRDLAFWGTNAMERLNIEPPKRNSQILKPADVDLDINPDADVFIPPAIKHEIGADALAMLVKSDVVNKEGIYLVSDFGTNAEIALVIDGEIFSCSAAAGPAMEGQAIECGMLASPGAICDVTAVGDDWQIEVLNSELKVESGDLMDVSTGDVKQTRTTDTKAKGITGTGVISSYSLGTEQGLISIPDIQTPNDKINLEDGVYLSEKDMTEIGKALGAFRAAHFTLCVEADIDIEDIDAVYMAGASGFYVDPLKSLTVGQIPACSWEIYQIGNTSLAMARDIVENPDLLQELQEVADGMQGNHITLATSEIFEKIYGLELAVCEQNMPMWKYDEWLESYGYGNVPELEEDPEIHRIYESDIPDIGRNGLSIIEEVGTKLTAEMDGCISCKACENECPESALKVEDGVITIRSDYCNGSACLRCERICPSKVFSYDKMLYIEGEDAVSL, encoded by the coding sequence ATGGCAGAAGAATATGCAATAGCAATGGATATTGGAACTAGTGGTATTCGTGCTCAAGCAATTGACATGGCAGATAACAGTACAATTTCCACAACTGTAACATTAAGACATCCACTTCCTGGTGCAAACGTAATGGACCATTTACACTTTGCAGTTAACGTGGGTGCTGAACAAGCACACCAATTAATGCTTGAAGCTGTAAATAAAGTAGTTGATCAATTAGGAATTGACAAATCAAAAGTTCAAAGATTTGCAGTCTGTGGTAACCCTATACAGTTATCCCTATTCCAAAATATTGAAATAAGGGATTTAGCATTCTGGGGTACAAATGCAATGGAAAGGTTAAACATAGAACCTCCAAAAAGAAATTCACAAATTCTTAAACCTGCAGATGTTGATTTGGACATTAACCCTGATGCAGATGTATTCATACCACCTGCAATTAAACACGAAATAGGTGCAGATGCACTTGCTATGTTAGTAAAATCTGATGTGGTAAACAAAGAAGGTATCTACCTGGTTTCAGACTTCGGTACAAACGCTGAAATTGCATTGGTAATTGATGGTGAAATATTCTCATGTTCAGCAGCAGCAGGTCCTGCTATGGAAGGACAAGCTATTGAATGTGGTATGTTAGCATCTCCTGGAGCTATCTGTGACGTAACGGCTGTAGGTGACGACTGGCAAATAGAAGTTCTAAACAGTGAATTGAAAGTAGAATCCGGAGATTTGATGGATGTTTCCACAGGGGATGTTAAACAAACAAGAACTACCGATACCAAAGCTAAAGGTATTACAGGTACCGGTGTAATTTCATCATACAGTTTAGGAACGGAACAAGGATTGATTTCAATACCCGATATCCAAACACCAAACGACAAAATCAACTTAGAAGATGGAGTTTACTTATCAGAAAAAGACATGACCGAAATAGGTAAGGCATTAGGAGCTTTCAGAGCAGCACACTTCACATTATGTGTGGAAGCAGATATTGATATTGAAGATATTGACGCTGTTTACATGGCAGGAGCATCCGGTTTCTATGTAGACCCTCTCAAATCTTTAACAGTAGGTCAAATACCTGCATGTTCATGGGAAATTTATCAGATAGGTAACACATCCCTTGCTATGGCTAGAGATATCGTTGAAAACCCTGACCTGTTGCAGGAATTACAGGAAGTAGCAGATGGAATGCAGGGAAATCACATAACACTTGCTACATCTGAAATATTTGAAAAAATATATGGTCTGGAATTAGCGGTATGTGAACAAAACATGCCAATGTGGAAATATGATGAATGGCTGGAAAGTTACGGATACGGTAATGTACCTGAACTTGAAGAAGACCCAGAAATACACAGAATATATGAAAGTGATATTCCGGATATTGGTAGAAACGGTTTATCCATTATTGAAGAAGTCGGTACAAAACTTACTGCAGAAATGGATGGATGTATCAGCTGTAAGGCCTGTGAAAATGAATGTCCAGAAAGTGCTTTAAAAGTTGAAGACGGTGTAATCACCATCCGTTCTGATTACTGTAACGGTAGTGCATGTTTAAGATGTGAAAGAATCTGTCCTTCAAAAGTATTTTCATATGATAAAATGTTATACATCGAAGGGGAAGATGCGGTCAGTTTATAA